In Bythopirellula goksoeyrii, a single window of DNA contains:
- a CDS encoding MFS transporter, protein MQQGSQELSVLEKTGYSLGDCAANFVFQTQIMFLMGFYTDVFGIAASTAGYIFLLSRLWDAFNDPLMGALADRTDTRWGKFRPWILITAVPFAILFVLCYTVPDLSLTGKIVWAVITYNLLMMIYTANNIPYSALTGVMTGDRAERGSLVTWRFVFAMIAQFVVQTYTLSIVAAFGGQADPAGAWQKTIALWALIAVVFFFITFATTRERVKPDPQFKSSLRGDLADLLGNRNWVALAVATVFIFICLSMRGGSTYYYFQYYIREGEVFGRTPSWQDLFGWFNGLGTLTTIAGVLLSKPLAMRFGNRDVFRVSLFLTAVCMAAFYFLPPTAVQAILLLQMLLQFIYGTTIPLLWAMMADVADFTEWKTGRRATAMTFALTVFALKLGLSLGGAFQGWLLDYYQYAPNAAQSEHTLEGIRLLMSIFPAISFFLGVGALLYYKIDKPTELQMHEELTQRRRRQQASY, encoded by the coding sequence ATGCAACAAGGCTCACAAGAACTCTCCGTTCTGGAGAAAACCGGTTACAGTCTGGGTGATTGCGCCGCCAATTTTGTGTTCCAAACACAGATCATGTTCTTGATGGGCTTCTATACTGATGTGTTTGGAATTGCCGCCTCAACTGCAGGCTACATTTTCCTACTTTCTCGATTATGGGATGCTTTCAACGACCCCTTGATGGGAGCACTCGCTGATCGAACGGATACAAGATGGGGAAAGTTCCGACCTTGGATTCTGATAACTGCCGTACCTTTCGCGATACTTTTTGTCCTGTGTTACACTGTCCCCGATCTTAGTTTGACCGGAAAGATCGTGTGGGCTGTCATTACCTACAATCTGCTGATGATGATCTACACGGCCAACAACATCCCCTATTCGGCACTGACCGGGGTGATGACAGGTGACCGTGCAGAGCGTGGCAGTTTGGTAACTTGGCGCTTTGTCTTCGCGATGATCGCCCAGTTTGTAGTTCAGACGTACACGCTCAGTATCGTGGCAGCTTTCGGCGGGCAAGCAGACCCTGCTGGGGCATGGCAGAAGACGATTGCATTGTGGGCACTCATTGCCGTGGTGTTTTTTTTCATTACCTTTGCCACTACAAGAGAGAGAGTAAAGCCTGATCCACAGTTCAAGAGTTCACTTCGCGGAGACTTGGCTGACTTGTTAGGCAATCGCAACTGGGTGGCGCTGGCTGTGGCTACTGTGTTTATCTTTATTTGCCTCTCCATGCGTGGCGGGAGTACTTATTACTACTTCCAATACTACATTCGGGAAGGTGAGGTTTTTGGGAGAACTCCTTCCTGGCAGGATCTCTTCGGGTGGTTTAATGGATTGGGAACCCTGACCACAATCGCCGGTGTATTGCTTTCCAAGCCACTAGCAATGCGATTCGGTAACAGGGATGTCTTCCGAGTAAGTCTGTTTCTCACTGCCGTCTGCATGGCAGCTTTCTATTTTCTGCCACCCACTGCAGTGCAAGCGATCTTACTGTTGCAGATGCTACTGCAATTTATCTACGGGACCACGATCCCTTTGCTCTGGGCCATGATGGCAGACGTGGCCGACTTTACCGAGTGGAAGACGGGTCGCAGAGCGACCGCCATGACTTTTGCTTTGACCGTATTCGCATTGAAGCTGGGTCTGAGCTTGGGAGGTGCCTTCCAAGGTTGGCTGCTTGACTACTACCAGTATGCTCCCAATGCAGCACAATCAGAGCATACCCTCGAGGGAATCCGATTGCTAATGAGCATATTCCCAGCGATCTCGTTCTTTCTGGGAGTAGGAGCGTTGCTATACTACAAAATTGATAAGCCAACTGAACTGCAAATGCACGAAGAGCTCACGCAGCGTCGCAGACGACAACAAGCAAGCTACTAG
- a CDS encoding endo-1,4-beta-xylanase, which produces MNKPISQILIQLVICSICLQVRIALAQQATLKEAFDKDFLVGTALSTAQVLGDTPAALELAARQFNSITAENLLKWESVHPEPDRYDFEAADKFVDFGENHDMFVVGHTLVWHSQTPQWVFEDDQGNPLERDALLDRMRDHIHTVVGRYKGRIHGWDVVNEAIVTDPNDESRGSWRETPWYRIIGPDYIEKAFQFAHEADPEAELYYNDFDEWKLGKRDYFGKIVSDLRNKNIRIDGIGLQGHWGLDYPTVTEIESMLTGLSQLGVKLMITELDMNVLPSPSSNTGADVTMRIQDQPEFNPYPTGLPDDIQKQLSDRYEEIFRMFHDHRDTIGRVTFWGVDDGQSWRNYWPISGRTNYPLLFDRKYQPKPAFYSVLQVVGDEK; this is translated from the coding sequence ATGAATAAACCCATCTCCCAAATTCTAATTCAACTTGTGATTTGCAGCATTTGCCTGCAGGTACGTATCGCGTTGGCCCAGCAAGCGACATTGAAAGAGGCCTTCGACAAGGACTTTCTTGTCGGAACTGCTTTGAGTACTGCACAAGTACTTGGCGATACACCAGCCGCTTTGGAGTTAGCCGCCCGACAGTTCAACTCAATCACTGCTGAGAATCTGCTTAAGTGGGAAAGTGTTCATCCAGAGCCAGATAGATACGATTTCGAAGCCGCGGATAAATTCGTGGATTTCGGTGAGAACCACGACATGTTTGTCGTGGGCCACACATTGGTGTGGCACAGCCAAACGCCACAATGGGTCTTCGAGGACGACCAAGGAAATCCCCTCGAACGAGATGCTTTACTTGATCGTATGCGGGACCATATCCATACCGTTGTTGGTCGCTACAAGGGCAGAATCCATGGATGGGACGTTGTGAATGAGGCCATCGTCACCGATCCAAATGACGAGAGCAGAGGCTCCTGGCGCGAAACACCTTGGTATAGAATCATTGGCCCAGACTACATCGAGAAGGCTTTTCAATTTGCCCATGAGGCGGACCCCGAGGCTGAGCTGTATTACAACGACTTCGACGAATGGAAGCTCGGCAAACGTGACTATTTTGGAAAAATCGTCTCTGATCTCAGAAACAAAAACATTCGCATCGACGGAATCGGCCTCCAAGGACATTGGGGACTCGACTATCCAACGGTTACCGAAATCGAGTCGATGCTCACCGGTCTAAGTCAACTTGGCGTGAAGTTAATGATTACGGAACTGGATATGAATGTGCTGCCTAGTCCGTCTAGTAATACCGGTGCCGACGTGACGATGCGCATACAGGACCAACCAGAGTTTAATCCGTATCCCACGGGGCTGCCCGATGACATTCAAAAACAATTGTCTGATCGGTACGAAGAGATCTTTAGAATGTTTCACGACCATCGAGACACTATCGGCAGAGTAACCTTTTGGGGCGTCGACGACGGACAATCATGGCGCAACTATTGGCCGATTTCTGGCAGAACAAACTATCCGTTGCTATTTGATCGCAAATACCAGCCCAAACCTGCTTTTTATTCGGTATTACAGGTAGTCGGTGACGAAAAGTAG
- a CDS encoding glycoside hydrolase family 3 N-terminal domain-containing protein produces MSTDSSTVATSIYQCADKPIDERVADLLSQMTLEEKAAQMVCVWNEKNDKLLNEQAGFDPVRAKSHFGHGNGLGQIGRLSDAGSKAGKNFALGRNARQMAELTNTIQRWFLENSRLGIPVVFHEECLHGLMAVDATSFPQPIGLGATFDPDLLRNVHRVIAAETRCRGGHHALSPVVDVARDPRWGRVEETYGEDPYLVATMGTAAVEGLQGDRTFTDGQSVVATLKHFAAHGQPESGTNCAPVNVSMRVLREVFLDPFKKAIQQGKSLAVMASYNEIDGVPSHANRWLLRDVLRNEWGFDGVVVSDYYAIRELNERPDLYGHHLAVDGKQAGELAVRAGVNMELPEPDCYLTLVESIQDGQLSEVELDEMVRPLLKQKFQLGLFDNPYVDPELAEHLSGSEAHRSIALRAAHKTITLLKNHNKTLPINRDNINTIAVIGPNADRSLLGGYSGLPRFQTTVLQGIRDHLDNSAQVVYHEGCKITKGGSWFEDEVVPYDAEEDRRSIVDAVEAARAADLIVLALGGNEQTSREAWMSNHLGDRASLELFGKQDALVNALAELGKPMVAFLFNGRPLAFSNLAEKVDGLFECWYLGQETGRAIADVLFGDVNPGGKLPISIPRSVGHIPCFYNHKPSARRGYLFDEVTPLFPFGFGLSYTQFEIGPPKLLRSQIAVGESTIVQVELMNTGKLPGDEVVQMYIRDCVSSVTRPVKELKGFQRVTLEAGEKRTVSLEITPESLAFYDIDMNHVVEPGEFKIMVGNSSKDSDLQCTMLEVVV; encoded by the coding sequence TTGTCTACTGACTCCAGTACCGTTGCTACATCTATTTACCAATGTGCAGATAAGCCGATTGACGAGCGGGTTGCCGACCTATTGTCGCAGATGACGCTCGAAGAAAAAGCGGCACAGATGGTTTGCGTGTGGAACGAGAAGAACGATAAGCTGCTCAACGAGCAAGCAGGCTTTGATCCGGTGCGTGCCAAGAGTCATTTTGGCCATGGGAATGGTTTAGGACAAATAGGACGCTTGAGTGATGCGGGAAGCAAAGCGGGAAAGAACTTTGCGTTGGGAAGAAACGCTCGCCAAATGGCCGAGCTTACGAACACAATTCAACGCTGGTTTCTCGAGAACAGCCGGCTAGGTATCCCCGTGGTCTTTCACGAAGAGTGCCTGCACGGACTCATGGCGGTAGACGCAACTAGCTTTCCTCAGCCGATTGGCTTAGGAGCGACGTTCGATCCTGACCTGCTTCGCAATGTTCACCGCGTTATCGCCGCTGAGACACGGTGCCGTGGTGGACACCATGCATTATCACCCGTTGTGGACGTTGCCCGCGATCCGCGTTGGGGACGTGTGGAGGAAACCTATGGTGAAGATCCCTATCTAGTCGCCACAATGGGGACCGCTGCTGTCGAAGGGCTCCAGGGAGATCGGACCTTTACGGATGGCCAAAGTGTTGTTGCGACATTGAAACACTTCGCCGCTCATGGCCAGCCAGAATCAGGTACGAATTGTGCCCCCGTAAATGTTTCAATGCGCGTGTTACGCGAAGTATTTCTCGACCCATTCAAGAAAGCTATCCAACAAGGCAAGTCCTTGGCGGTAATGGCCTCTTACAATGAAATAGACGGTGTTCCCTCCCACGCCAATCGCTGGCTCTTGCGCGATGTGTTGCGAAACGAATGGGGATTCGACGGCGTCGTCGTATCAGACTATTACGCAATTCGTGAACTCAACGAGAGGCCCGATCTCTATGGTCATCATTTGGCCGTTGACGGCAAACAGGCGGGCGAACTCGCAGTGCGAGCAGGTGTCAACATGGAGCTACCTGAACCGGATTGCTATCTAACGTTGGTCGAAAGCATTCAAGATGGACAACTCTCGGAAGTTGAACTCGATGAGATGGTGCGTCCGCTATTAAAACAGAAATTTCAGCTCGGGCTGTTTGACAACCCCTATGTCGATCCAGAACTCGCCGAGCATCTTTCTGGGAGCGAGGCGCATCGTTCCATTGCTTTGCGAGCAGCTCATAAGACCATCACTCTGTTGAAGAACCATAATAAGACGTTGCCAATCAATAGAGACAACATAAACACGATTGCAGTGATTGGCCCCAACGCCGATAGAAGCCTCCTGGGCGGCTATAGTGGTCTTCCGCGTTTCCAAACGACCGTACTGCAGGGAATTCGAGACCACTTAGACAACTCGGCTCAAGTGGTCTACCACGAAGGATGCAAGATTACCAAGGGAGGGTCATGGTTCGAAGACGAGGTCGTACCGTATGACGCAGAGGAAGACCGTCGAAGTATTGTAGATGCCGTCGAAGCTGCCCGGGCTGCCGATCTGATTGTACTCGCTCTTGGCGGCAATGAGCAGACTTCTCGGGAAGCCTGGATGAGCAATCACCTAGGCGATCGCGCAAGCCTAGAGCTCTTTGGCAAGCAGGACGCTCTGGTAAATGCTCTGGCCGAGCTGGGAAAACCGATGGTTGCTTTTCTATTCAACGGTCGGCCATTGGCTTTTAGTAATCTGGCGGAAAAAGTGGACGGTCTCTTCGAGTGCTGGTATCTTGGACAAGAGACTGGCAGAGCAATTGCTGACGTACTGTTCGGCGATGTGAATCCAGGTGGAAAACTGCCCATCTCAATCCCGCGATCAGTTGGGCATATTCCCTGCTTCTACAATCACAAGCCTTCTGCCAGACGCGGATACTTATTTGACGAAGTCACACCCCTATTTCCCTTCGGTTTCGGCCTGAGCTATACGCAATTCGAAATTGGACCACCCAAACTGCTTCGGTCACAGATCGCGGTAGGGGAATCGACGATTGTTCAAGTCGAACTAATGAATACTGGCAAGCTGCCTGGCGATGAGGTGGTGCAAATGTATATTCGCGATTGTGTCAGTTCGGTAACACGCCCTGTCAAAGAACTCAAAGGATTTCAACGCGTGACCTTAGAAGCTGGGGAAAAACGCACGGTCTCTTTGGAAATAACACCAGAAAGCTTGGCGTTCTATGACATTGACATGAACCATGTTGTCGAACCCGGTGAATTCAAGATCATGGTCGGCAACTCATCTAAAGACTCAGATCTTCAATGCACAATGCTGGAAGTCGTAGTCTAA
- a CDS encoding glycoside hydrolase family 28 protein gives MKSFLWQTVSSILFLTAFSTTATAVVVAELKDPSWESVSNIIAQIDPPVFPERDFLVTDFGGIGDGSTDCLAAFQAAIAECAKAGGGRVVAPAGRWLVKGPIHLESNVNLHLEKDSTIAFSTNPQDYLPVVLTRFEGTELMNYSPLIYAFEKENIAVTGEGVLDGQAGESRWWNWKGHWGGADETGWKRGDSDQIEDVAKLCKLADDGVPPRERIFGADHYLRSSFIQPYRSKRVLIEGVKIVNSPMWVINPVLSSNVTIRGVTVDSHGPNNDGCDPESCRNVLIENCIFNTGDDCIAIKSGRNVDGRRLATPSENIIVRGCTMKDGHGGVVLGSEMSGGIRNIFVEDCQMDSPNLERAIRLKSNSLRGGYLENLFVRNIDVGEVSEAIVSINLQYWGESGEFFPTVRNIFIENVTSQKSKYPLYLVGLPEEPIDFVYLKNCKFYNAAQPSIIEHVDHMYFQDVSQPR, from the coding sequence TTGAAATCATTCCTGTGGCAAACCGTCAGCTCAATTCTATTCCTTACGGCGTTTTCAACTACAGCCACGGCAGTCGTGGTAGCTGAGCTGAAAGACCCCAGTTGGGAATCTGTTTCCAATATAATTGCTCAGATTGATCCTCCAGTATTTCCAGAACGAGATTTTCTCGTAACGGATTTTGGTGGCATTGGAGACGGCAGCACAGATTGCCTTGCCGCATTTCAGGCAGCGATTGCCGAATGTGCAAAAGCAGGTGGCGGCCGGGTTGTAGCACCTGCTGGTCGGTGGCTTGTTAAGGGGCCAATTCACTTGGAGAGTAATGTTAACCTCCATCTAGAGAAAGATTCCACCATCGCATTTAGCACCAATCCACAGGACTACTTGCCGGTAGTACTTACACGCTTCGAGGGAACGGAGCTGATGAATTACTCGCCGCTCATCTATGCTTTCGAGAAAGAGAATATCGCCGTTACGGGCGAAGGAGTACTCGACGGGCAGGCGGGCGAAAGTCGGTGGTGGAATTGGAAGGGACATTGGGGCGGTGCCGACGAAACGGGTTGGAAAAGGGGTGATTCTGACCAGATCGAAGATGTTGCGAAGCTTTGCAAGCTTGCCGACGACGGAGTACCTCCAAGAGAGCGAATCTTTGGCGCGGACCACTACCTTCGCTCAAGCTTCATTCAACCGTATCGCTCGAAGAGAGTTTTGATTGAAGGAGTAAAGATTGTTAACTCACCCATGTGGGTCATCAATCCGGTACTATCCTCGAATGTGACAATTCGTGGCGTAACGGTCGACAGTCACGGACCCAACAACGATGGCTGCGATCCCGAATCCTGCCGAAACGTCTTGATTGAGAATTGCATTTTCAACACCGGCGACGACTGTATCGCCATCAAATCGGGACGCAACGTGGATGGCAGACGTCTAGCCACACCGAGTGAGAACATCATTGTCCGGGGTTGCACTATGAAAGATGGGCATGGCGGTGTGGTTTTGGGAAGTGAAATGAGCGGTGGTATTCGGAATATCTTTGTTGAAGATTGCCAGATGGATAGCCCCAACCTGGAGCGAGCGATTCGCTTGAAATCCAATTCGCTCCGTGGCGGTTATCTGGAAAATCTTTTCGTCCGCAATATCGATGTGGGCGAAGTGAGCGAAGCAATCGTCAGTATCAACCTGCAATATTGGGGCGAAAGTGGCGAATTCTTCCCGACGGTACGAAATATTTTTATTGAAAACGTTACTTCGCAGAAAAGTAAATACCCCCTGTATTTAGTTGGGCTTCCGGAAGAACCGATTGATTTTGTCTACTTGAAGAATTGCAAATTCTATAACGCGGCGCAGCCAAGCATTATCGAGCATGTTGACCACATGTACTTCCAAGATGTGAGTCAGCCTCGTTAA
- a CDS encoding pectinesterase family protein yields the protein MLKRFIGARIHSQAVLAFGAFFATSGAMAGDLSVLTSDRIAADLIVASDGSGDFTTLQAAIETIPANNIERITIFVRNGIYEEKVLLRQKRVSIIGESRDGVRLQFNAPRSEYDRRYDRIGPAVLNVFGSDNMVRNMTIENTQQTPEHAFAIYGQPQRFILDDCDVLGVGGDTLSLWNTSYGMYYHRNCRFKGGVDFVCPRGWCFVRDCHFESASQSAALWQDGHMDLDMKFILRNCTFDGPPEFWLGRNHYPSQFYLLGCQFSENLADKPIGVVKDLSGVANPEVYERRYYADCHREGGDYAWHSDNLETAAGSPTPDEITPAWTFDCRWDPESSTAPIVVENEYKGNEVYLHFSECVSGAELAEIFREDGSIATLKKGDGADWLVFMGGNADSMPVRLETKGDEILGTVASLAPRRINSQTLPKASPRKQVKIVLVGDSTVATYDANHPYQGWGWALDRLFDDRVEVVNEARGGRSSKSFRTEGHWDRAIGHQADYVLIQFGHNDNPGKGPERETDPTPGGDFRKNLAHYVEESRAAGAEPILVSPPTRRVFVEGAIINPTEGNLPYAEAVLAVAQELECPVVDLNRLTRELFERLGQQSSDWIQPVGDLTHFTPPGAKRIAATLASELVEAAPSLKIYMRPDALVSP from the coding sequence ATGCTGAAGCGATTTATTGGAGCTAGAATCCACTCTCAAGCCGTGCTCGCATTCGGGGCATTTTTTGCGACTTCTGGTGCAATGGCAGGCGATTTATCTGTTCTGACCTCTGATCGGATTGCTGCCGATTTGATCGTAGCGAGCGACGGTAGCGGTGATTTCACGACATTGCAAGCCGCCATCGAAACGATTCCGGCCAACAACATTGAGCGCATCACTATCTTTGTTCGCAACGGAATCTACGAAGAAAAAGTCTTGTTGCGGCAGAAGCGTGTCTCGATTATTGGAGAGAGTCGCGACGGGGTGCGACTACAATTCAACGCTCCACGCAGCGAATACGACCGCCGTTACGACCGAATTGGGCCTGCGGTATTGAATGTTTTCGGATCAGACAACATGGTTCGCAATATGACCATCGAAAACACCCAGCAAACTCCGGAGCATGCTTTTGCGATCTATGGTCAACCACAACGGTTTATTCTTGATGATTGTGACGTACTGGGTGTCGGTGGCGATACTCTTTCGCTGTGGAATACGTCTTACGGCATGTATTACCACCGCAATTGTCGATTCAAAGGGGGGGTCGATTTTGTCTGTCCACGGGGATGGTGTTTTGTACGCGACTGTCACTTCGAGTCCGCTAGCCAAAGTGCTGCCTTGTGGCAGGATGGTCATATGGACCTCGATATGAAGTTCATATTGCGGAACTGTACCTTTGATGGTCCACCTGAATTTTGGCTTGGTCGCAATCACTATCCATCACAATTCTATTTGCTCGGCTGTCAGTTTTCGGAGAACCTTGCTGACAAGCCGATAGGAGTTGTAAAGGATTTGAGTGGAGTCGCAAATCCTGAAGTTTATGAGCGAAGATACTATGCTGACTGCCACCGTGAAGGGGGTGACTACGCGTGGCACTCGGACAATCTTGAGACGGCTGCTGGGAGTCCCACGCCGGATGAGATCACTCCCGCATGGACCTTTGATTGTCGTTGGGACCCTGAATCTTCAACTGCTCCGATAGTTGTTGAGAACGAGTACAAGGGGAACGAGGTTTATCTTCATTTCAGTGAATGCGTATCTGGAGCCGAGTTGGCTGAAATCTTTCGAGAAGATGGTTCTATTGCCACCCTGAAAAAAGGAGACGGAGCGGACTGGCTCGTGTTTATGGGTGGCAATGCTGATTCGATGCCAGTTCGGCTGGAAACCAAAGGTGATGAGATCCTGGGAACCGTTGCCTCTCTTGCGCCGAGAAGGATTAATTCACAGACTCTTCCGAAAGCTTCGCCACGCAAGCAAGTTAAGATTGTTCTGGTGGGAGACTCGACGGTTGCCACCTACGATGCAAACCACCCTTACCAGGGCTGGGGATGGGCTCTTGACCGGTTATTTGATGATCGGGTGGAAGTAGTCAACGAGGCGCGAGGAGGGAGGAGCTCTAAGAGTTTTCGCACTGAGGGCCACTGGGATCGGGCGATTGGCCACCAGGCAGACTATGTGCTTATCCAATTTGGCCATAACGACAATCCAGGCAAAGGCCCTGAGCGAGAAACCGATCCAACGCCAGGAGGTGACTTCCGCAAGAATCTCGCCCACTATGTTGAAGAATCGCGCGCGGCGGGCGCAGAACCTATTCTCGTAAGCCCACCGACTCGGCGCGTATTTGTTGAGGGCGCCATAATTAATCCAACCGAAGGGAATCTGCCATATGCGGAGGCCGTTCTCGCCGTTGCCCAGGAACTCGAATGCCCCGTGGTTGATTTGAATCGGCTCACGAGAGAGTTATTCGAGCGACTTGGCCAGCAGTCGAGCGATTGGATCCAGCCAGTGGGAGATTTAACGCATTTTACACCGCCAGGTGCAAAACGCATTGCTGCTACACTGGCTAGCGAATTGGTAGAAGCGGCCCCGTCACTCAAGATCTACATGCGCCCTGATGCTCTGGTATCACCTTGA
- a CDS encoding substrate-binding domain-containing protein: MSENRFWLWGLLVVSIGAALWYRSQILPATADDQPQTTRVVFITGGDNDFWQLAAKGAKAAALEHNAKLKTEMVSREGGLEEQTQILLGLNEDEIDGCAVSPLDAQGQTLLINRLARKMNVVTYDSDAPISERQYYIGTSNYLAGKISHELVREAIPEGGKIAVFLSNITKNNMLERKSGYEESEKKLQSDNPPQDASAPVWQTVAYLTDEGDTAKSQANITKALENHDDLACLVGMNAYQGPLLLEALTKAGKIGEIKLVVFDELDDTLEGIETGSIYATVAQDPYKYGYEAVRMLTLLHNGKSRELPIVGGGAINVNCQAIRKADVEAFRKRLKDRLEESK, from the coding sequence ATGTCAGAAAATCGATTCTGGTTGTGGGGTCTGCTGGTAGTCTCAATTGGTGCTGCTTTGTGGTATCGCAGTCAAATCTTGCCAGCAACAGCTGACGATCAACCTCAGACGACGCGAGTTGTCTTTATTACGGGGGGAGATAACGATTTTTGGCAACTCGCTGCCAAAGGTGCCAAAGCTGCTGCACTTGAGCACAATGCCAAATTGAAAACGGAGATGGTCTCCCGTGAGGGTGGCCTGGAAGAGCAGACCCAGATTCTCCTCGGCCTAAACGAGGATGAAATCGATGGCTGTGCCGTGAGCCCCCTGGATGCTCAAGGTCAGACATTGCTGATCAATCGGTTGGCCAGGAAGATGAATGTAGTGACCTACGATTCTGACGCGCCCATCTCTGAACGCCAATACTACATAGGAACTAGTAATTACCTCGCGGGCAAGATTAGCCACGAATTAGTTCGCGAAGCGATCCCAGAAGGAGGCAAAATTGCCGTCTTTCTTTCTAACATTACCAAGAACAACATGTTGGAGCGCAAATCAGGCTACGAAGAGAGTGAGAAGAAACTCCAGTCCGATAATCCACCACAGGATGCATCTGCTCCTGTTTGGCAAACCGTTGCATACTTGACAGACGAAGGGGATACAGCGAAATCCCAAGCAAATATTACCAAGGCATTGGAAAATCACGACGATCTCGCCTGCCTGGTGGGCATGAATGCCTATCAGGGCCCGCTTCTCTTAGAAGCTTTGACCAAGGCAGGGAAAATTGGGGAAATCAAGCTCGTCGTGTTTGACGAACTCGATGACACACTCGAGGGCATAGAAACTGGGAGCATCTACGCCACGGTCGCTCAAGACCCTTATAAGTACGGCTATGAAGCCGTTCGTATGCTGACTTTATTGCACAACGGCAAGTCACGAGAATTGCCGATCGTGGGGGGCGGAGCAATCAATGTTAATTGTCAGGCTATCCGCAAGGCCGACGTCGAAGCTTTCAGGAAACGGCTCAAGGATCGATTGGAAGAATCTAAGTAA